A window of Actinomycetota bacterium contains these coding sequences:
- a CDS encoding sigma-70 family RNA polymerase sigma factor, giving the protein MKPELEPTGQSPEPQGPPLAVASPAGLAVEVSATPPEIPELVAAAKAGDRAAFAALYRNYLPTVYKFIYYRMNSNRAVAEDMTAEVFVRALRKIGDFNWTGADFGSWLLRIARNLVLDNAKSSRARFEILNDEMPERATHEEHSTESAAMANLTNQGVYSAIRRLSPDQRDVITMRFIQGMEVGAVAAALGKKEGTVRTLQFRGLKALQKLLVKDGVVDLTDAAIRPDGVRMASNGRGEGRTESEAARFGVAEGDR; this is encoded by the coding sequence ATGAAGCCAGAGCTGGAACCGACAGGCCAGAGCCCGGAGCCACAGGGCCCGCCGCTGGCCGTCGCGTCGCCCGCCGGTCTGGCGGTCGAGGTCAGCGCAACCCCCCCGGAGATCCCCGAACTGGTTGCCGCGGCCAAGGCAGGAGATCGCGCAGCCTTTGCGGCCTTGTACCGCAACTACTTGCCGACGGTCTACAAGTTCATCTACTACCGCATGAACTCCAATCGGGCAGTCGCCGAAGACATGACGGCCGAGGTTTTTGTGCGGGCGTTGCGCAAGATCGGCGACTTCAACTGGACGGGAGCGGACTTCGGGTCCTGGCTGTTGCGGATTGCTCGGAACTTGGTGCTCGACAACGCGAAGTCCAGCCGAGCGCGGTTCGAGATCCTCAACGACGAGATGCCTGAACGCGCGACACACGAAGAGCATTCGACCGAGTCGGCCGCGATGGCGAACCTAACTAATCAGGGGGTCTACTCGGCGATTCGCCGCCTCAGCCCCGACCAGCGCGACGTCATCACGATGCGCTTCATTCAGGGCATGGAGGTTGGAGCCGTTGCTGCGGCGCTTGGGAAGAAAGAAGGGACCGTCCGAACCTTGCAGTTCCGCGGGCTTAAGGCGCTGCAGAAGCTGCTGGTCAAAGACGGCGTAGTTGACCTGACCGACGCAGCGATTCGCCCCGACGGGGTGCGAATGGCGTCAAATGGTCGCGGAGAGGGCCGAACGGAATCGGAGGCCGCTCGTTTTGGCGTAGCGGAAGGTGACCGATGA
- the speB gene encoding agmatinase encodes MFLESRPDDGRPADVLIHGVPYDGSVSYRSGAAAGPIEVRHASDSIESYSPRTGRDLGDIDFADAGDLDVTGLEGARLMDRIAQTTEALTRRGRLVVTFGGDHSVSIGTARGLRAAHADLVHVVYDAHMDMRASYDGTEFSHACTTRHLSLTGSTWLLGVRSGTREEYADADGMLTGWSDRVDLPPGARESISGRPVFVSVDLDVLDPSILPGTGTPEPAGASYRDLRESLLGLAGLRVVGIDFLELAPALDPSGLSAVVAAELARESILGLLTP; translated from the coding sequence TTGTTCCTCGAATCTAGGCCCGACGACGGCCGGCCGGCCGACGTCCTGATCCACGGCGTTCCGTACGACGGCAGCGTGTCGTATCGGTCCGGCGCGGCTGCAGGGCCTATCGAGGTTCGCCACGCTTCGGACTCGATAGAAAGTTACTCGCCGCGTACCGGCCGGGACCTTGGTGACATCGACTTCGCCGACGCCGGCGATCTGGACGTGACGGGACTCGAAGGCGCTCGACTCATGGATCGCATTGCGCAGACGACTGAGGCGCTGACGCGGCGCGGTCGCCTCGTGGTGACGTTCGGCGGGGACCACTCCGTGTCGATCGGAACTGCGCGCGGGTTGCGCGCCGCGCACGCAGATCTCGTGCATGTTGTGTACGACGCTCATATGGACATGCGCGCGTCCTACGACGGCACCGAGTTCTCGCACGCGTGCACCACGCGGCACCTCAGCCTGACGGGTTCGACGTGGTTGCTGGGGGTGCGCTCGGGAACTCGCGAGGAGTACGCAGACGCAGACGGAATGCTGACCGGATGGTCGGACCGCGTCGATCTTCCGCCGGGCGCGCGCGAGTCGATCTCCGGGCGCCCGGTGTTCGTAAGCGTGGATTTGGACGTGCTCGACCCGAGTATCTTGCCGGGCACAGGCACGCCTGAGCCTGCCGGAGCCTCGTACCGGGATCTTCGCGAGTCCTTGCTCGGCCTGGCGGGACTTCGCGTCGTCGGAATCGACTTCCTCGAACTCGCGCCGGCGCTGGACCCCAGCGGACTCTCCGCGGTCGTAGCCGCTGAGCTTGCGCGCGAGAGCATCCTGGGTCTGCTCACTCCATAA
- the arc gene encoding proteasome ATPase gives MRDRASGGDAFDEARFVEAQKEVAELRLQMRHIEEEAGILRRRLADPSGQVALLEDRLAETRARLTSAIAQNERLASVLKEVREQIVTLKEEVEKLSAPPSGFGVFMATNEDGSIDIMTGGRKLRVNIANEIDPKSLVRGQEVMLNEAMNVVAVRQFEVQGEVVTLKEILDAERAIVVGRGDEERVVFLADPLTGQSLRAGDHLMMDPRSGYAFERLPKPEVEELVLEEVPDISYEDIGGLGNQIEAIRDAVELPFLHTELFVEHQLKPPKGVLLYGPPGCGKTLIAKAVANSLARRMKERAQGETSKAYFLNIKGPELLNKYVGETERQIRQIFQRAKEKSDEGFPVIVFFDEMDSLFRTRGSGVSSDVENTIVPQLLAEIDGVETLSNVIVIGASNREDMIDPAILRPGRLDVKIKIERPDKAAAGEIFAIYLRSDLPLDSTEVEAAGSREACVAGMIAATVERMYADEEENRFLEVTYANGDKELLYFKDFNSGAMIENVVARAKKEAIKRVLATGEKGLRLTDLMHAIRDEFKENEDLPNTTNPDDWARISGKKGERIVYVRTLVSHGDEGSSRTIDTVATGQYL, from the coding sequence ATGCGTGACAGAGCGAGCGGCGGGGACGCCTTCGACGAGGCACGTTTTGTCGAGGCGCAGAAGGAGGTCGCCGAACTGCGACTCCAGATGCGTCACATCGAGGAAGAGGCCGGAATCCTTCGGCGTCGCTTGGCGGACCCTTCGGGACAAGTTGCCTTACTGGAGGATCGACTCGCCGAGACTCGCGCGCGCCTTACGTCTGCGATTGCCCAGAATGAGCGTTTGGCATCCGTTCTGAAGGAAGTTCGCGAGCAGATCGTGACATTGAAGGAGGAAGTCGAGAAGCTCTCGGCTCCGCCGTCCGGCTTCGGAGTCTTCATGGCGACCAACGAAGACGGCAGCATTGACATCATGACCGGCGGCCGCAAGCTCCGCGTGAACATCGCCAACGAGATCGACCCGAAAAGCCTCGTCCGCGGACAGGAGGTCATGCTGAATGAGGCTATGAACGTGGTCGCGGTGCGGCAGTTCGAGGTCCAAGGCGAGGTTGTCACGCTCAAAGAGATTCTCGATGCCGAGCGGGCCATCGTGGTCGGTCGCGGCGACGAGGAGCGCGTCGTGTTCCTCGCCGATCCGCTCACGGGGCAAAGCCTGCGCGCCGGCGATCACCTGATGATGGACCCGCGTTCAGGCTACGCCTTCGAGCGCTTGCCGAAACCTGAAGTTGAGGAGTTGGTCCTGGAGGAGGTTCCCGATATCTCCTACGAGGATATCGGCGGACTCGGAAACCAGATCGAAGCGATTCGCGACGCAGTGGAGCTTCCGTTCTTGCACACCGAGTTGTTTGTCGAGCACCAGTTGAAGCCGCCGAAGGGCGTGCTGCTGTACGGCCCTCCGGGCTGCGGAAAGACCCTGATCGCCAAGGCCGTCGCCAACTCCCTGGCGCGCCGGATGAAGGAAAGGGCGCAAGGAGAGACCTCGAAGGCGTACTTCTTGAACATCAAGGGACCTGAGTTGTTGAACAAGTACGTCGGGGAGACCGAACGACAGATACGCCAGATATTCCAGCGGGCGAAGGAGAAGTCGGACGAGGGATTCCCCGTCATCGTCTTCTTTGACGAGATGGACTCGTTGTTCCGCACGCGGGGGTCGGGTGTTTCAAGCGACGTCGAGAACACGATCGTCCCGCAGCTGCTTGCTGAGATCGACGGCGTCGAGACGCTGTCGAACGTCATCGTGATCGGCGCTTCCAACCGCGAGGACATGATCGACCCGGCAATCCTGCGCCCCGGGCGCCTGGACGTGAAGATCAAGATCGAGCGCCCAGACAAGGCGGCCGCCGGCGAGATCTTCGCCATCTACTTGCGTTCCGATCTGCCTCTGGACTCCACGGAAGTCGAGGCTGCGGGAAGCCGAGAGGCGTGCGTCGCGGGAATGATCGCAGCGACGGTCGAGCGGATGTACGCCGACGAGGAGGAGAACCGCTTCCTCGAGGTGACGTACGCCAACGGCGACAAGGAACTGCTGTACTTCAAGGACTTCAACTCCGGCGCGATGATCGAAAACGTTGTGGCGCGCGCGAAGAAGGAGGCAATCAAGCGCGTGCTGGCCACCGGAGAAAAGGGACTACGCCTCACGGACTTGATGCATGCGATTCGCGACGAGTTCAAGGAGAACGAGGACCTTCCGAACACCACCAACCCGGACGACTGGGCGCGCATCAGCGGCAAGAAGGGTGAGCGCATCGTGTACGTCCGCACACTGGTGAGCCACGGCGACGAGGGCTCCAGCCGCACGATCGATACGGTGGCGACCGGCCAGTACCTGTAA
- a CDS encoding arginine decarboxylase, pyruvoyl-dependent encodes MYEQPKFVCLASGAAEGDSELTAFDNALRKAGIGDVNLIRVSSIVPPGASMSPLPDLPMGALTPAAYAKAVSNVPGQTIAACIGVGWTPRGGVLMEASGIETAEEIEARTRLMVEEGMRVRGMEPFELYFATAEHTVERIGSAIAAAVLWRR; translated from the coding sequence ATGTACGAGCAGCCGAAGTTTGTGTGTCTTGCTTCAGGAGCCGCTGAAGGCGACTCAGAACTAACAGCGTTTGATAACGCGCTACGTAAGGCCGGGATTGGGGACGTCAACCTCATCCGCGTGAGCAGCATCGTTCCTCCCGGCGCCTCGATGTCTCCGCTTCCCGACCTTCCGATGGGCGCTCTCACGCCCGCCGCGTACGCGAAGGCGGTCAGCAACGTTCCCGGACAAACCATCGCCGCTTGTATCGGCGTGGGCTGGACCCCGCGCGGCGGTGTCCTCATGGAGGCATCCGGGATCGAGACGGCGGAGGAAATCGAAGCCCGCACGCGCTTGATGGTCGAGGAAGGCATGCGTGTTCGCGGCATGGAACCGTTCGAGCTCTACTTCGCGACGGCCGAGCACACCGTGGAGCGGATCGGATCTGCGATCGCGGCTGCGGTGTTGTGGAGGAGGTGA
- the dop gene encoding depupylase/deamidase Dop, with translation MAIPKVMGIETEYGITVQNAHGFNPVLASSLLINSYVNQEMRRTRWDYEEESPLRDARGFEAVLPAEALTDEDLGLANVILTNGARYYVDHAHPEYSTPECLSPRDLVVHDKAGERILERSCARAGAGLPQGQQVLAYKNNTDNKGVSYGTHENYLVDRAVAFSRIVTEILPFFVTRQIFCGAGLLGGKVKGAVPYQISQRADFFEVEVGLETTLKRPIVNTRDEPHADPEKYRRLHVIIGDANMSEVATYLKAGVTAIVLMMIEDEAVTHDYSMSNSVQALHAISHDISCAETVRLRNGKSVRAVDVQWGYFEMAAKYVARHDVPAWAGDVMSRWEEVLGGLERDPMSLSRQIDWVAKLAMMSAYRDKHGLEWNDSRLRMLDLQYHDVRADRGIANMLVRKGKLDRLSTEEEVLRAVDSPPVDTRAYFRGRCLAQYASHVAAASWDSVIFDIGGESLQRVPMHEPLRGTEAMVKPLLDSCATAQELIARLQI, from the coding sequence GTGGCAATCCCCAAAGTGATGGGGATCGAGACCGAGTACGGGATCACCGTGCAGAACGCCCACGGCTTCAATCCGGTGCTCGCGTCCAGCCTGCTCATCAACTCGTACGTCAACCAGGAGATGCGCCGCACTCGCTGGGACTACGAGGAGGAGAGCCCGCTTCGGGACGCCAGAGGATTCGAGGCCGTGCTCCCGGCAGAAGCCCTCACCGACGAGGATCTGGGGCTTGCCAACGTGATCCTGACGAACGGTGCGCGCTACTACGTCGACCACGCGCATCCCGAGTACTCAACTCCGGAGTGCTTGTCGCCTCGCGACCTCGTCGTGCACGACAAAGCGGGGGAGCGAATCCTGGAGCGATCGTGCGCGCGCGCCGGCGCAGGGCTGCCGCAGGGACAGCAGGTTCTTGCATACAAGAACAACACGGACAACAAGGGCGTTTCGTACGGCACGCATGAGAACTACTTGGTGGATCGCGCCGTGGCGTTCTCGAGGATCGTGACCGAGATCCTCCCGTTCTTCGTCACGCGCCAGATCTTTTGCGGCGCGGGCCTGCTGGGGGGAAAGGTGAAGGGAGCCGTCCCGTATCAGATCTCGCAGCGTGCCGACTTCTTCGAGGTCGAGGTAGGCCTCGAGACCACCCTGAAGCGCCCGATCGTCAACACGCGCGATGAGCCACACGCCGACCCGGAGAAGTACCGACGGCTGCACGTCATCATCGGCGACGCGAACATGAGCGAGGTCGCTACGTACTTGAAGGCCGGAGTGACCGCGATCGTGCTGATGATGATCGAGGACGAGGCCGTTACCCACGACTACTCCATGTCGAACTCGGTGCAGGCCTTGCACGCGATCTCTCACGACATCAGTTGCGCTGAGACCGTGCGCCTGCGCAACGGGAAGTCGGTGCGCGCGGTTGACGTGCAGTGGGGGTATTTCGAGATGGCCGCGAAGTACGTCGCCCGTCACGACGTGCCTGCCTGGGCGGGTGACGTGATGTCGCGCTGGGAGGAGGTGCTCGGAGGCCTTGAGCGCGACCCGATGTCGCTTTCCCGCCAGATCGACTGGGTCGCGAAACTCGCCATGATGTCGGCCTACCGGGATAAGCACGGGCTGGAGTGGAATGACTCTCGCCTACGGATGCTCGACCTGCAATACCACGATGTCCGCGCGGACCGCGGCATCGCAAACATGCTTGTGCGAAAGGGCAAACTGGACCGGCTTTCGACCGAGGAGGAAGTGCTCCGGGCGGTGGACTCGCCTCCGGTCGACACACGCGCGTACTTCCGCGGACGGTGCCTGGCGCAGTACGCGTCGCACGTTGCGGCAGCCTCGTGGGATTCGGTGATCTTCGACATAGGCGGAGAGAGCCTGCAGCGTGTTCCGATGCACGAGCCGTTGCGAGGCACCGAGGCGATGGTGAAGCCGTTGCTGGACTCGTGTGCGACTGCGCAGGAGTTGATTGCGCGGCTGCAGATCTGA
- a CDS encoding pitrilysin family protein produces the protein MNPLPAPGPARRWDFPQIHRAHLDNGVQIATIPLPGKTLCAAELVLDAGATFDEVEGVSSLLARAFNEGTQRRDASAFADACESLGMQLSASTSWDALTLSLTAPRSRLGESLALLAEAAWTPSVPADGFGRIKRERLVQIEQEKANPANRATQEFPKHAYTRDSVYSRAIRGTAETVAAIRREDLVAAHEHMVSPGSATLVVAGDVEPAWVLEQAGLAFGSFTRPETGRKVPTTTSAIDATRIVLLDRPGSVQTNLVIGHRGIERTHPDLDAIRVASYILGGSFTSRINQRLREEFGLTYGARAGFEPRRAAGPFRMTAPVQAPKAPEAIRETLQILRTFRDEGLTDTEHEASLDSLRGAFPLRFETTGAIAGAVADLAIYGLPDQDLQAYPERIGAVTRQQANEAARAHLDPDRLLIVAVGPANEIRGECEQIAPTMIATD, from the coding sequence GTGAACCCGCTTCCCGCTCCCGGTCCCGCACGCCGCTGGGACTTCCCGCAGATCCATCGCGCGCACCTCGACAACGGCGTGCAGATCGCGACGATCCCGCTGCCGGGCAAGACGCTATGCGCTGCGGAGCTCGTGCTAGACGCAGGCGCGACCTTCGACGAGGTCGAGGGCGTCTCGAGCCTGCTCGCACGAGCCTTCAACGAAGGCACGCAGCGTCGCGACGCCTCGGCGTTCGCCGACGCGTGTGAGTCGCTCGGCATGCAGCTGTCGGCGAGCACGAGCTGGGATGCCCTCACGCTGTCGCTGACCGCACCGCGATCCCGCCTCGGCGAGTCGCTCGCGTTGCTCGCCGAGGCCGCGTGGACGCCGTCGGTGCCGGCCGACGGCTTCGGGCGAATCAAGCGCGAACGGCTCGTGCAGATCGAGCAGGAGAAGGCGAACCCCGCGAACCGCGCTACACAGGAGTTCCCGAAGCACGCCTATACGCGGGACTCGGTGTACTCCCGTGCGATCCGCGGCACCGCCGAGACCGTCGCTGCGATTCGTCGCGAGGACCTCGTCGCCGCGCACGAGCACATGGTCTCCCCCGGCTCGGCGACGCTCGTCGTCGCAGGAGACGTCGAACCCGCTTGGGTGCTCGAGCAGGCTGGCCTCGCGTTCGGCTCGTTCACGCGTCCGGAGACCGGTCGCAAGGTGCCGACCACGACCTCGGCGATCGACGCGACCCGGATCGTGCTCTTGGATCGCCCCGGCTCAGTGCAGACGAACCTCGTGATCGGGCATCGCGGCATCGAACGCACGCACCCGGACCTCGATGCGATCCGCGTAGCCTCCTACATCCTCGGCGGCTCGTTCACCTCCCGGATCAACCAACGGCTTCGCGAGGAGTTCGGGCTGACCTACGGTGCGCGCGCAGGTTTCGAGCCGCGACGCGCTGCGGGGCCGTTCCGGATGACCGCGCCGGTGCAAGCCCCGAAGGCACCCGAGGCGATCCGGGAGACGCTGCAGATTCTTCGGACCTTCCGCGATGAAGGCCTCACGGACACCGAGCACGAAGCTTCTCTCGATTCCCTGCGCGGCGCGTTCCCGCTGCGCTTCGAGACCACCGGCGCGATCGCCGGCGCCGTGGCCGACCTTGCGATCTACGGGCTGCCGGACCAGGATCTGCAGGCCTATCCGGAACGCATCGGTGCGGTGACGCGGCAGCAAGCGAACGAGGCTGCGCGCGCGCACCTCGACCCGGACAGGCTGCTGATCGTGGCCGTCGGTCCCGCCAACGAGATCCGCGGCGAGTGCGAGCAGATCGCACCGACGATGATCGCCACCGACTGA
- a CDS encoding DUF5667 domain-containing protein: MSARMGEEQALALALEGREPARDDVVSLIALTGVLASMPEPEIDEGFAAALEARLMTEGLQEQHAPRRLTLVSSIPPTPADEIVRRADIVRMPRRRMVVRRGIAAAVAAASLAAYPLAAAASSLPGSPFYGIKKAVEQVQITFAGNVVQDGLAYARLAQRRADEIAQLVALDEDANLIAATASEVGVDLRKANDLVLGNTVDPAILRALAVIAGATGNGMAALDLPMGARAAVDDAIAATREIEAAVARALGGATIAAQAPEPAVEMSATGISLGSDGVGVGVLGEARTSSRASIVSPKAPPVVEEPTGDDGTGKAVSDPVPGCAIPGSADGLGDLGAPLAPLFCE, encoded by the coding sequence ATGAGTGCACGAATGGGGGAAGAGCAGGCCTTGGCGCTCGCGCTTGAAGGACGCGAACCGGCGCGCGACGATGTCGTGTCGCTGATCGCCTTGACCGGCGTGCTCGCGTCGATGCCGGAGCCCGAGATCGACGAGGGGTTCGCCGCGGCGCTGGAAGCACGCTTGATGACCGAGGGCTTGCAGGAACAGCATGCTCCTCGGCGCCTGACGTTGGTTTCCTCGATTCCTCCGACTCCCGCAGACGAGATCGTCCGTCGGGCCGACATCGTGCGCATGCCGCGTCGTCGCATGGTGGTGCGTCGCGGGATCGCAGCCGCGGTGGCGGCAGCTTCGCTTGCGGCTTACCCGCTGGCGGCGGCGGCATCTTCGCTGCCGGGCAGTCCCTTCTACGGCATCAAGAAAGCCGTCGAGCAGGTTCAGATCACCTTTGCCGGAAACGTGGTTCAGGATGGATTGGCGTACGCGCGCCTCGCGCAGCGCCGAGCCGACGAGATCGCGCAACTGGTTGCGCTCGACGAAGACGCGAACTTGATCGCAGCGACGGCGTCGGAGGTCGGCGTTGACTTGCGCAAGGCGAACGATCTGGTGCTCGGGAACACCGTCGACCCCGCGATCCTGCGCGCGTTGGCGGTTATCGCCGGTGCGACCGGAAACGGGATGGCTGCGTTGGATCTGCCGATGGGCGCGCGCGCGGCTGTCGACGACGCAATCGCAGCAACACGCGAGATCGAGGCTGCCGTGGCGCGAGCACTCGGCGGGGCGACGATCGCTGCGCAGGCGCCGGAGCCCGCGGTTGAGATGTCGGCGACAGGGATCAGTCTAGGTTCGGACGGGGTCGGCGTCGGGGTTTTGGGAGAGGCTCGCACGTCGTCGAGGGCCTCGATCGTCTCGCCGAAGGCTCCGCCGGTCGTCGAGGAACCCACGGGCGATGACGGGACAGGCAAAGCCGTCAGCGATCCGGTCCCGGGATGCGCGATTCCCGGCAGCGCCGACGGTCTCGGTGACCTTGGAGCTCCGTTGGCACCGCTGTTCTGCGAATAG
- the speE gene encoding polyamine aminopropyltransferase, translating to MRFAEEVSPGFFYTYEGDLVTSEHSRFQRIEIWGNETFGRILVLDGLVQTTERDEFIYHEMLAHVPMLSVEAPRSVLVIGGGDGGTLRHVLMHPSVERAVMVEIDERVTQLCREWMSSIAGEALEDPRADVRFTDGIAFVRDSDETFDVILVDSSDPVGPGEGLFTPEFYGTAAARLRPGGVLAAQSGSPMFQQDEMHRAHRHARTAFPDVRAYTCTIPTYPGACWSFVMAGESLDLDADAAAERASARGLVTRYWTPALQRGAFDLSAVAEAVVSPHGPPHTWGRSPEENRRVVPRI from the coding sequence TTGAGGTTCGCCGAGGAAGTATCTCCGGGGTTCTTCTACACCTATGAGGGCGACCTCGTTACGTCGGAACATTCGCGGTTTCAGCGCATAGAGATCTGGGGTAATGAAACCTTCGGGCGCATCCTCGTGCTCGATGGACTTGTCCAGACCACTGAGCGCGATGAGTTCATCTACCACGAGATGCTTGCGCATGTACCGATGCTGTCCGTGGAAGCCCCGCGGTCGGTCTTGGTGATCGGCGGCGGAGACGGTGGGACGCTGCGTCATGTGTTGATGCATCCGAGCGTCGAGCGCGCAGTGATGGTTGAGATCGATGAGCGCGTGACGCAGCTATGCCGCGAGTGGATGTCATCGATCGCCGGAGAGGCTCTGGAAGATCCGCGCGCCGATGTCCGCTTCACCGATGGAATTGCATTCGTGCGCGACTCCGACGAAACGTTTGATGTAATTCTCGTGGACTCGTCGGACCCGGTCGGACCCGGGGAGGGCCTGTTTACTCCGGAGTTCTATGGGACGGCAGCGGCGCGCCTTCGTCCCGGCGGCGTGCTGGCGGCGCAGTCGGGCTCGCCGATGTTCCAACAGGACGAGATGCACCGAGCGCATCGTCACGCGCGCACTGCGTTTCCCGACGTGCGCGCCTACACCTGCACCATCCCGACCTACCCCGGGGCGTGTTGGAGTTTCGTGATGGCCGGAGAGAGCCTCGATCTCGATGCCGACGCAGCCGCCGAGCGGGCGTCCGCGCGCGGATTGGTTACGCGCTACTGGACTCCGGCCTTGCAGCGGGGTGCCTTCGACCTGTCCGCAGTCGCCGAAGCCGTTGTTTCTCCGCACGGGCCACCGCACACCTGGGGGCGATCCCCAGAGGAGAATCGCCGCGTTGTTCCTCGAATCTAG
- the speD gene encoding adenosylmethionine decarboxylase, with the protein MNALGRHFLIELWEADNLDNPEIGEEALIQTVNATGGTLLDTRVIPFPNGGYSGVCIIAESHVTIHTWPEYGYAAVDMFTCGPHMDFDAGLDMLKKYFSPKTMQVVEVKRGLVV; encoded by the coding sequence ATGAACGCGCTAGGGCGGCATTTTCTCATCGAATTGTGGGAAGCCGATAATCTGGATAATCCCGAGATCGGCGAGGAAGCGCTGATCCAAACCGTGAACGCGACCGGGGGAACACTGCTGGATACGCGCGTCATCCCGTTCCCGAACGGCGGGTACTCCGGCGTGTGCATCATCGCGGAGTCGCACGTCACGATCCACACTTGGCCCGAGTACGGGTACGCCGCAGTGGACATGTTCACGTGCGGTCCCCACATGGACTTCGATGCGGGCCTCGACATGCTCAAGAAGTACTTCTCCCCGAAGACCATGCAGGTCGTCGAGGTGAAGCGCGGTCTGGTCGTTTGA
- a CDS encoding tRNA (adenine-N1)-methyltransferase, protein MNADEGRNVSTGGAFVTGDRVLLLDRKARRYLLKLRTGAQFHSHRGYVDHDSILGEAEGVAVQSSGGATFVAVRPSLTDFVLKMPRGAQVVYPKDIGAIIIGADIYPGATVIEAGTGSGALTIGLLRAVGAQGRVVTYEKRPEFAERARLNIESFFGRIPASLDMRDGDLADADLTGPADRIVLDMPEPWRIIPFATRVLRPGGVFCSYVPTVLQFAQVTEELRAAGFIEVVTSETLVRTWHVEGQSVRPDHRMVAHTGFLTMGRYMGAPAPDAT, encoded by the coding sequence ATGAACGCAGACGAGGGTCGCAACGTATCGACGGGAGGCGCATTCGTCACGGGCGATCGCGTGTTGCTTCTCGATCGCAAGGCCCGCCGTTATCTGTTGAAGTTGCGGACGGGAGCGCAGTTCCATTCCCACCGTGGCTATGTTGACCACGACTCGATCCTGGGCGAGGCTGAGGGCGTCGCGGTGCAGTCCTCCGGAGGAGCAACCTTCGTGGCGGTGCGTCCTTCTCTGACGGATTTCGTGCTGAAGATGCCTCGGGGAGCCCAGGTTGTGTATCCGAAGGACATCGGAGCGATCATCATCGGTGCCGACATCTACCCGGGCGCGACGGTCATCGAGGCCGGGACCGGCTCCGGGGCTCTCACGATTGGCCTTCTACGCGCCGTAGGCGCGCAGGGCAGAGTCGTTACGTACGAGAAGCGGCCGGAGTTCGCCGAGCGCGCGCGCTTGAATATCGAGTCCTTTTTTGGCCGGATCCCGGCTTCGCTCGACATGCGCGATGGTGACCTTGCGGATGCCGATCTTACCGGGCCGGCAGACCGGATCGTGCTCGACATGCCCGAACCATGGCGAATCATCCCGTTTGCGACGCGTGTCCTTCGACCGGGCGGAGTGTTCTGCTCGTACGTCCCAACCGTCCTGCAGTTCGCGCAGGTGACCGAGGAACTCCGGGCTGCGGGCTTTATCGAGGTCGTGACCTCCGAGACGCTGGTTCGCACTTGGCACGTCGAAGGACAGAGCGTCCGCCCCGACCATCGCATGGTTGCCCACACGGGCTTCCTTACGATGGGTCGATACATGGGCGCCCCGGCGCCCGACGCCACCTGA
- a CDS encoding site-2 protease family protein, with translation MPAAARHPAVSRGLRIARPFGIDLRVDPSWSVSLLILSAFAYEMIVPSVAPHAVTGARAALAVVFALPIAACIVVHELAHSLVARAWGVPVRGITLFAFGGVSQMDGEAPSAVSEYQIAVAGPLASVMIAGLMAGVARGIAADGHLSGPWGAIAVVNLYLALFNLLPAFPMDGGRILRSLLWAGSCSRARATKVAALAGRGFAVLFIAVGAITFTLSTLSGDGGMGSGIWIALVGLFLYKAAQTSGRFEGGEHPNEEPR, from the coding sequence ATGCCGGCTGCCGCGCGCCATCCTGCCGTGTCGAGAGGTCTGCGCATCGCGCGGCCGTTCGGCATTGATCTTCGCGTGGACCCAAGTTGGTCGGTGTCGCTGCTGATCTTGTCTGCGTTCGCGTACGAAATGATCGTTCCCAGCGTGGCTCCGCATGCTGTGACCGGCGCGCGCGCGGCGCTCGCCGTAGTCTTCGCACTCCCAATCGCGGCGTGCATCGTCGTGCACGAACTTGCGCACTCGCTCGTGGCGCGCGCCTGGGGGGTGCCGGTACGCGGCATCACCCTGTTTGCCTTCGGAGGCGTGTCGCAGATGGACGGTGAAGCTCCCAGCGCCGTTTCGGAGTATCAGATCGCGGTCGCCGGGCCGCTGGCAAGTGTGATGATCGCCGGTCTGATGGCGGGAGTTGCACGCGGGATTGCGGCGGACGGGCATCTTTCGGGTCCGTGGGGCGCGATCGCGGTCGTCAATTTGTACCTCGCGCTGTTCAACTTGCTTCCGGCTTTCCCGATGGACGGAGGTCGGATCCTGCGGAGCCTGCTGTGGGCGGGGAGCTGTAGTCGCGCGCGCGCGACGAAAGTGGCCGCGTTGGCAGGGCGCGGCTTCGCGGTACTGTTCATTGCCGTCGGGGCCATCACGTTCACCTTGTCGACGCTGTCCGGGGACGGCGGTATGGGCAGTGGGATCTGGATCGCTCTTGTGGGCTTGTTCCTGTACAAGGCCGCTCAAACTTCCGGCCGTTTCGAGGGCGGGGAACATCCGAACGAGGAGCCACGATGA